Proteins encoded within one genomic window of Amycolatopsis sp. 2-15:
- the rpsH gene encoding 30S ribosomal protein S8, with amino-acid sequence MTMTDPIADFLTRLRNANSAYHDEVVLPHSKIKANIAEILKREGYIAGYRDEPGEKHKNLIVELKYGPNRERSIAGLRRVSKPGLRVYAKSTELPSVLGGLGVAIISTSGGLQTDRQAKRNNVGGEVLAYVW; translated from the coding sequence ATGACGATGACCGACCCCATCGCAGACTTCTTGACGCGTCTGCGTAACGCGAACTCGGCGTACCACGACGAGGTCGTGCTTCCCCACTCGAAGATCAAGGCGAACATCGCCGAGATCCTCAAGCGCGAGGGCTACATCGCGGGCTACCGCGACGAGCCGGGCGAGAAGCACAAGAACCTCATCGTGGAGCTGAAGTACGGCCCCAACCGTGAGCGCAGCATCGCCGGCCTCCGGCGCGTGTCCAAGCCGGGTCTGCGGGTGTACGCAAAATCGACCGAACTGCCGTCCGTGCTGGGTGGCCTCGGCGTCGCGATCATCTCGACGTCCGGTGGCCTGCAGACCGACCGTCAGGCCAAGCGCAACAACGTGGGCGGCGAAGTCCTCGCCTACGTCTGGTAA
- a CDS encoding type Z 30S ribosomal protein S14: protein MAKKALVHKAAKKPKFAVRGYTRCNRCGRPHSVYRKFGLCRICLREMAHAGELPGVRKSSW, encoded by the coding sequence ATGGCCAAGAAAGCGCTGGTCCACAAGGCCGCCAAGAAGCCGAAGTTCGCCGTGCGGGGTTACACCCGCTGCAACCGTTGTGGTCGGCCGCACTCGGTGTACCGCAAGTTCGGGCTCTGCCGGATCTGTCTCCGGGAGATGGCACACGCGGGCGAGCTGCCCGGTGTCCGCAAGTCCAGCTGGTAA
- the rplE gene encoding 50S ribosomal protein L5 — translation MTTAEKIAPRLKTRYREEIKGELQKEFSIPNVHQIPGVVKVVVNMGVGDAARDSKLIEGAVRDLSLITGQKPEVRKARKSIAQFKLREGQPIGARVTLRGDRMWEFLDRLLTIALPRIRDFRGLSGKQFDGNGNYTFGLNEQSMFHEIDPDAIDRPRGMDVTVVTTATTDDEGRALLRKLGFPFKEN, via the coding sequence ATGACCACCGCAGAGAAGATCGCGCCGCGTCTGAAGACCCGGTACCGCGAAGAGATCAAGGGCGAGCTCCAGAAGGAGTTCTCCATCCCCAACGTGCACCAGATTCCCGGCGTCGTGAAGGTCGTCGTGAACATGGGTGTGGGCGACGCGGCCCGCGACAGCAAGCTCATCGAGGGTGCTGTCCGCGACCTGTCGCTGATCACCGGCCAGAAGCCGGAGGTCCGCAAGGCCCGCAAGTCCATCGCGCAGTTCAAGCTGCGTGAGGGCCAGCCGATCGGTGCGCGCGTGACGCTGCGCGGCGACCGGATGTGGGAGTTCCTGGACCGGCTGCTCACCATCGCGCTGCCCCGTATCCGCGACTTCCGCGGTCTGTCCGGCAAGCAGTTCGACGGCAACGGCAACTACACGTTCGGTCTCAACGAGCAGTCGATGTTCCACGAGATCGACCCCGACGCCATCGACCGTCCGCGCGGCATGGACGTCACGGTCGTCACCACCGCCACCACCGACGACGAGGGCCGGGCGCTGCTGCGCAAGCTCGGTTTCCCGTTCAAGGAGAACTGA
- the rplX gene encoding 50S ribosomal protein L24, with the protein MKVKKGDTVVVIAGKDKGAKGKVIQAYPERDRVLVEGVNRIKKHTRITQTQRGAQSGGIVTQEAPIHVSNVMVVDSDGKPTRVGYRIGEDGKKVRVSRRNGKDI; encoded by the coding sequence ATGAAGGTGAAGAAGGGCGACACGGTCGTCGTCATCGCCGGCAAGGACAAGGGCGCCAAGGGCAAGGTCATCCAGGCCTACCCGGAGCGGGACCGCGTGCTGGTCGAAGGCGTGAACCGGATCAAGAAGCACACCCGGATCACCCAGACCCAGCGTGGCGCGCAGTCCGGGGGCATCGTGACCCAGGAAGCGCCCATCCACGTGTCGAACGTGATGGTCGTGGATTCGGACGGCAAGCCGACCCGCGTGGGCTACCGCATCGGCGAGGACGGCAAGAAGGTCCGGGTCTCGCGCCGGAACGGCAAGGACATCTGA
- the rplN gene encoding 50S ribosomal protein L14, with protein MIQQESRLRVADNTGAKEILCIRVLGGSGRRYAGIGDIIVATVKDAIPAAGVKKGDVVKAVIVRTVKERRRPDGSYIRFDENAAVLIKNDNEPRGTRIFGPVGRELRDRKFMKIISLAPEVL; from the coding sequence GTGATCCAGCAGGAGTCGCGGCTTCGGGTTGCCGACAACACCGGTGCGAAGGAGATCCTTTGCATCCGTGTTCTCGGTGGCTCCGGGCGGCGCTACGCGGGTATCGGCGACATCATCGTCGCCACCGTTAAGGACGCCATCCCGGCTGCCGGGGTGAAGAAGGGCGACGTCGTCAAGGCGGTCATCGTCCGCACGGTGAAGGAACGCCGGCGTCCGGACGGTTCCTACATCCGCTTCGACGAGAACGCCGCTGTGCTCATCAAGAACGACAACGAGCCCCGTGGCACCCGCATCTTCGGCCCGGTGGGCCGCGAGCTGCGCGACCGAAAGTTCATGAAGATCATTTCGCTCGCGCCGGAGGTGTTGTAA
- the rpsQ gene encoding 30S ribosomal protein S17 encodes MSEPTTEKLARNYRKVREGYVVSDKMDKTIVVELEDRKKHPRYSKVLRSTTKVKVHDENNEAGVGDRVTLMETRPLSATKRWRLVQVVEKAK; translated from the coding sequence ATGAGCGAGCCCACCACCGAGAAGCTCGCGCGCAACTATCGCAAGGTGCGCGAGGGCTACGTCGTCTCGGACAAGATGGACAAGACGATCGTGGTCGAGCTCGAGGACCGCAAGAAGCACCCGCGCTACTCGAAGGTTCTGCGCAGCACCACCAAGGTCAAGGTGCACGACGAGAACAACGAGGCGGGCGTGGGCGACCGGGTCACCCTGATGGAGACCCGGCCGCTGTCGGCGACGAAGCGCTGGCGCCTCGTGCAGGTCGTGGAGAAGGCCAAGTAA
- the rpmC gene encoding 50S ribosomal protein L29, producing the protein MANGAAQASELRELTAEELVLRLKEYKEELFNLRFQMATGQLDNNRRLRTVRTDIARIYTVMRERELGLSVAPDSESEGAA; encoded by the coding sequence ATGGCCAACGGCGCCGCCCAGGCTTCGGAGCTTCGTGAGCTCACCGCGGAAGAGCTCGTGCTGCGTCTGAAGGAATACAAGGAGGAGCTCTTCAACCTCCGCTTCCAGATGGCGACCGGGCAGCTGGACAACAACCGTCGGCTGCGCACCGTCCGCACGGACATCGCGCGGATCTACACGGTCATGCGTGAGCGCGAGCTCGGCCTGTCCGTGGCCCCCGACAGCGAGAGTGAAGGTGCCGCATGA
- the rplP gene encoding 50S ribosomal protein L16, with product MLIPRRVKHRKQHSPKRHGAAKGGTKVSFGEFGIQALEHSYVTNRQIESARIAMTRHIKRGGKVWTTIYPDRPLTKKPAETRMGSGKGSPEWWIANVKPGRVMFEISFPNEETAREALRRAIHKLPMKCRIVTREGGEF from the coding sequence GTGCTCATCCCGCGCAGGGTCAAGCACCGGAAGCAGCACTCCCCGAAGCGCCACGGCGCCGCCAAGGGCGGTACGAAGGTCAGCTTCGGCGAGTTCGGCATCCAGGCGCTTGAGCACAGCTACGTGACTAACCGGCAGATCGAGTCCGCTCGTATCGCCATGACCCGTCACATCAAGCGTGGCGGCAAGGTGTGGACGACGATCTACCCGGACCGCCCGCTGACGAAGAAGCCGGCCGAAACCCGCATGGGTTCCGGTAAGGGTTCGCCCGAGTGGTGGATCGCCAACGTGAAGCCGGGTCGCGTGATGTTCGAGATCAGCTTCCCGAACGAGGAGACGGCCCGTGAGGCCCTCCGTCGCGCGATCCACAAGCTGCCCATGAAGTGCCGCATCGTGACCCGTGAAGGTGGTGAGTTCTGA
- the rpsC gene encoding 30S ribosomal protein S3 — translation MGQKINPHGFRLGITTDWKSRWYADKQYSEYVAEDVKIRKLLSTGMERAGISKVEIERTRDRVRVDIHTARPGIVIGRRGAEADRIRGALEKLTAKQVQLNILEVKNPESDAQLVAQGVAEQLSNRVAFRRAMRKAIQTSMRSPQVKGIRVQCGGRLGGAEMSRSEHYRDGRVPLHTLRADIDYGFFEAKTTFGRIGVKVWIYKGELVGGLKAREARDAAAAAERAPRRDRGDRPSRPRRSGASGTTATSTEAGRAAAAAKTEDVAPVATEAAPAAETAEKTEG, via the coding sequence GTGGGCCAGAAGATCAACCCGCACGGCTTCCGCCTGGGTATCACCACGGACTGGAAGTCGCGCTGGTACGCCGACAAGCAGTACTCGGAGTACGTGGCCGAGGACGTGAAGATCCGCAAGCTGCTGTCCACGGGCATGGAGCGCGCCGGCATCTCCAAGGTCGAGATCGAGCGCACCCGTGACCGCGTCCGCGTCGACATCCACACCGCCCGGCCGGGCATCGTCATCGGCCGTCGCGGCGCGGAGGCCGACCGGATCCGTGGCGCGCTGGAGAAGCTGACCGCCAAGCAGGTCCAGCTGAACATCCTCGAGGTCAAGAACCCCGAGTCCGACGCCCAGCTCGTTGCGCAGGGTGTCGCGGAGCAGCTGAGCAACCGCGTGGCGTTCCGCCGCGCGATGCGCAAGGCGATCCAGACCTCCATGCGCTCGCCGCAGGTCAAGGGCATTCGCGTGCAGTGCGGCGGTCGTCTCGGCGGTGCCGAGATGTCCCGCTCCGAGCACTACCGCGACGGCCGCGTCCCGCTGCACACGCTGCGCGCCGACATCGACTACGGCTTCTTCGAGGCCAAGACGACGTTCGGTCGCATCGGCGTGAAGGTGTGGATCTACAAGGGTGAGCTGGTCGGTGGCCTCAAGGCCCGCGAGGCGCGCGACGCCGCCGCGGCTGCCGAGCGGGCCCCGCGCCGCGACCGTGGCGACCGTCCGTCCCGTCCGCGCCGCTCCGGCGCCTCGGGCACGACGGCCACCTCGACCGAAGCCGGCCGTGCCGCCGCCGCCGCGAAGACCGAAGACGTGGCACCCGTGGCGACCGAAGCGGCCCCGGCTGCCGAGACCGCAGAAAAGACGGAGGGCTGA
- the rplV gene encoding 50S ribosomal protein L22, translated as MNAQNDATVEALPTAYARARFVRDSPTKVRRVIELIKGRSAADALAVLRFAPQAASEPVAKVLASAVANAENNLQLDPETLWVKNAYADEGPTLKRIRPRAQGRAYRIRKRTSHITVEVESRPKADVKKAQSKKKAGGR; from the coding sequence ATGAACGCCCAGAACGACGCGACGGTCGAGGCTCTGCCTACGGCTTACGCGCGGGCTCGCTTCGTCCGGGACTCGCCGACCAAGGTGCGCCGGGTGATCGAGCTCATCAAGGGACGTAGCGCCGCCGACGCCTTGGCCGTGCTCCGGTTCGCCCCGCAGGCGGCCAGCGAGCCGGTCGCGAAGGTGCTTGCCAGCGCTGTGGCCAACGCCGAGAACAACCTTCAGCTGGACCCGGAGACGCTCTGGGTCAAGAACGCGTACGCCGACGAGGGCCCGACCCTCAAGCGCATCCGCCCGCGGGCCCAGGGCCGCGCGTACCGGATCCGCAAGCGGACGAGCCACATCACCGTCGAGGTGGAGTCGCGTCCGAAGGCCGACGTGAAGAAGGCTCAGAGCAAGAAGAAGGCAGGTGGCCGGTAG
- the rpsS gene encoding 30S ribosomal protein S19, which produces MPRSLKKGPFVDDHLLKKVDALNEANKKTVIKTWSRRSTIIPDFLGHTIAVHDGRKHVPVFVTEAMVGHKLGEFAPTRTFKGHIKDDRKSRRR; this is translated from the coding sequence ATGCCACGCAGCCTTAAGAAGGGGCCCTTCGTGGACGACCACCTGCTCAAGAAGGTGGACGCGCTCAACGAGGCCAACAAGAAGACCGTGATCAAGACCTGGTCGCGTCGCTCGACGATCATCCCGGATTTCCTGGGTCACACGATCGCCGTGCACGACGGCCGCAAGCACGTCCCGGTGTTCGTCACCGAGGCCATGGTGGGTCACAAGCTGGGCGAGTTCGCCCCGACGCGGACCTTCAAGGGTCACATCAAGGACGACCGCAAGTCGCGCCGCCGCTGA
- the rplB gene encoding 50S ribosomal protein L2, producing the protein MGIRKYKPTTPGRRGSSVSDFAEITRSTPEKSLLRPLSGSGGRNSSGKITTRHKGGGHKRAYRVIDFRRNDKDGVPAKVAHIEYDPNRTARIALLHYADGEKRYIIAPEKLKQGDTVENGPRADIKPGNNLPLRNIPVGTVVHAIELRPGGGAKMARSAGAKVQLVAKDGPYAQLRLPSGEIRNVDVRNRATVGEVGNSEHANINWGKAGRNRWRGKRPTVRGVVMNPVDHPHGGGEGKTSGGRHPVNPNGKPEGRTRRRKASDAMIVRRRRTGKNKR; encoded by the coding sequence ATGGGCATCCGCAAGTACAAGCCGACGACCCCGGGTCGTCGCGGTTCGAGCGTCTCGGACTTCGCCGAGATCACGCGCTCCACGCCGGAGAAGTCGCTGCTGCGTCCGCTGAGCGGTTCGGGCGGTCGTAACTCGTCGGGCAAGATCACCACCCGGCACAAGGGTGGTGGCCACAAGCGCGCCTACCGCGTCATCGACTTCCGTCGTAACGACAAGGACGGCGTGCCGGCCAAGGTCGCGCACATCGAGTACGACCCCAACCGCACCGCGCGTATCGCGCTGCTGCACTACGCCGACGGCGAGAAGCGCTACATCATCGCGCCGGAGAAGCTGAAGCAGGGCGACACCGTCGAGAACGGCCCGCGCGCCGACATCAAGCCCGGCAACAACCTGCCGCTGCGCAACATCCCGGTCGGCACCGTGGTCCACGCGATCGAGCTCCGCCCCGGTGGCGGCGCGAAGATGGCGCGCTCCGCCGGCGCCAAGGTGCAGCTGGTGGCCAAGGACGGGCCTTACGCCCAGCTCCGGCTGCCCTCGGGCGAGATCCGCAACGTCGACGTGCGCAACCGCGCGACCGTCGGCGAGGTGGGCAACTCCGAGCACGCCAACATCAACTGGGGCAAGGCGGGTCGTAACCGCTGGCGCGGCAAGCGCCCCACCGTCCGTGGTGTCGTCATGAACCCGGTCGACCACCCGCACGGTGGTGGTGAGGGCAAGACCTCCGGTGGTCGCCACCCGGTCAACCCGAACGGTAAGCCCGAGGGTCGCACCCGCCGCCGCAAGGCGAGCGACGCCATGATCGTCCGCCGCCGGCGTACCGGCAAGAACAAGCGCTGA
- the rplW gene encoding 50S ribosomal protein L23 has product MSSVAIPDHRDILLAPVISEKSYGLLEDHKYTFIVRPDANKTQIKIAVEKVFGVKVVSVNTANRQGKRKRTRAGFGKRKDTKRAIVTLSPESKAIEIFGGPTA; this is encoded by the coding sequence GTGAGCTCGGTCGCCATTCCGGACCACCGCGACATCCTGCTCGCGCCGGTCATCTCCGAGAAGTCCTACGGGCTGCTCGAGGACCACAAGTACACGTTCATCGTCCGCCCGGACGCCAACAAGACCCAGATCAAGATCGCGGTCGAGAAGGTGTTCGGTGTCAAGGTGGTCAGCGTCAACACGGCCAACCGTCAGGGCAAGCGGAAGCGGACTCGCGCAGGCTTCGGCAAGCGCAAGGACACCAAGCGCGCCATCGTGACTCTTTCGCCTGAGAGCAAGGCGATCGAGATCTTCGGCGGACCCACCGCGTAA
- the rplD gene encoding 50S ribosomal protein L4, whose product MTSVELKTPAGKADGTVDLPEEIFDVQANVALMHQVVVGQLAAARQGTHDTKTRGEVSGGGKKPYRQKGTGRARQGSTRAPQFAGGGVVHGPTPRDYTQRTPKKMKAAALRGALSDRARAGQLHVVTELVSGEKPSTKAAKTAIAAVTQAKRVLVVLHRDDELSWVSLRNLPEVHILWADQLNTYDVLVNDDVVFTKAAYDAFVAGPVRGKAVKASARSGEVTEGSDEK is encoded by the coding sequence ATGACAAGCGTCGAGCTGAAGACCCCGGCCGGTAAAGCCGACGGCACCGTGGATCTCCCCGAGGAGATCTTCGACGTGCAGGCCAATGTCGCGCTGATGCACCAGGTGGTGGTGGGCCAGCTGGCCGCCGCGCGCCAGGGCACGCACGACACGAAGACCCGTGGTGAGGTCTCCGGTGGCGGCAAGAAGCCGTACCGGCAGAAGGGCACCGGTCGTGCCCGCCAGGGTTCGACCCGCGCGCCGCAGTTCGCCGGCGGTGGCGTCGTCCACGGCCCCACGCCGCGCGACTACACGCAGCGCACCCCGAAGAAGATGAAGGCCGCCGCTCTGCGTGGCGCCCTCTCGGACCGGGCCCGCGCCGGCCAGCTGCACGTCGTGACCGAACTGGTCTCCGGTGAGAAGCCGTCGACCAAGGCCGCCAAGACCGCGATCGCCGCTGTGACGCAGGCGAAGCGCGTTCTCGTGGTGCTGCACCGGGACGACGAGCTGTCCTGGGTTTCGCTGCGGAACCTGCCCGAGGTGCACATCCTCTGGGCGGACCAGCTCAACACCTACGACGTGCTGGTCAACGACGACGTCGTGTTCACCAAGGCCGCGTACGACGCGTTCGTCGCAGGCCCCGTCCGTGGCAAGGCCGTGAAGGCCTCCGCGCGGTCGGGCGAGGTTACGGAAGGGAGTGACGAGAAGTGA
- the rplC gene encoding 50S ribosomal protein L3: MSDRQMKGILGTKLGMTQVFDEQNRVVPVTVVKAGPNVVTQVRTQDKDGYVAVQLAFGAVDPRRVNKPRTGHFDKAGVTPRRFLAELRTTDADTYEVGQEITAEVFAAGAEVDVTGTSKGKGYAGVMKRHGFKGQGASHGAQAVHRKPGSIGGCATPGRVFKGLRMAGRMGSDRVTTQGLTVHAVRAEDGLLLIKGAVPGPKGGLLFVRSAAKGGNSE; the protein is encoded by the coding sequence ATGTCTGACAGGCAGATGAAGGGCATCCTGGGCACCAAGCTCGGCATGACCCAGGTCTTCGACGAGCAGAACCGGGTTGTCCCGGTCACCGTCGTGAAGGCCGGTCCGAACGTGGTCACCCAGGTTCGGACCCAGGACAAGGACGGCTACGTGGCCGTGCAGCTGGCGTTCGGCGCGGTCGACCCGCGCCGGGTGAACAAGCCGCGCACCGGTCACTTCGACAAGGCGGGCGTGACGCCGCGGCGCTTCCTCGCCGAGCTGCGTACCACCGACGCGGACACCTACGAGGTCGGTCAGGAGATCACCGCCGAGGTGTTCGCCGCCGGCGCCGAGGTCGACGTCACGGGTACCAGCAAGGGCAAGGGCTACGCCGGTGTCATGAAGCGCCACGGCTTCAAGGGCCAGGGCGCGAGCCACGGTGCCCAGGCCGTGCACCGCAAGCCGGGTTCCATCGGTGGCTGCGCCACCCCCGGTCGCGTCTTCAAGGGCCTGCGCATGGCGGGTCGTATGGGCTCGGACCGGGTCACCACGCAGGGCCTCACCGTGCACGCCGTGCGTGCCGAGGACGGCCTGCTGCTGATCAAGGGCGCCGTGCCCGGTCCCAAGGGCGGCCTGCTGTTCGTGCGCAGCGCCGCGAAGGGTGGTAACTCCGAATGA
- the rpsJ gene encoding 30S ribosomal protein S10 gives MAGQKIRIRLKAYDHEAIDTSARKIVETVTRTGARVVGPVPLPTEKNVYCVIRSPHKYKDSREHFEMRTHKRLIDILDPTPKTVDALMRIDLPASVDVNIQ, from the coding sequence ATGGCGGGACAGAAGATCCGCATCCGGCTCAAGGCCTACGACCACGAGGCGATCGACACCTCGGCGCGCAAGATCGTGGAGACGGTCACGCGTACCGGCGCCCGTGTTGTCGGGCCGGTGCCGCTGCCCACCGAGAAGAACGTTTACTGCGTCATCCGCTCGCCGCACAAGTACAAGGACTCGCGCGAGCACTTCGAGATGCGCACGCACAAGCGTCTGATCGACATCCTCGACCCGACGCCGAAGACGGTCGACGCGCTCATGCGCATCGACCTGCCGGCGAGCGTCGACGTCAACATCCAGTAG
- the tuf gene encoding elongation factor Tu, with protein MAKAKFERSKPHVNIGTIGHVDHGKTTLTAAITKVLHDKYPELNESRAFDQIDNAPEERQRGITINISHVEYQTEKRHYAHVDAPGHADYIKNMITGAAQMDGAILVVAATDGPMPQTREHVLLARQVGVPYIVVALNKADMVDDEEILELVELEVRELLSSQEFPGDDAPVVRVSGLKALEGDEKWAEAVLELMTAVDDNVPDPVRELDKPFLMPIEDVFTITGRGTVVTGRVERGVVNVNEEVEIVGIKEKSTKTTVTGVEMFRKLLDQGQAGDNVGLLVRGIKREDVERGQVVVKPGTTTPHTDFEGRVYILSKDEGGRHTPFFNNYRPQFYFRTTDVTGVVTLPEGTEMVMPGDNTDISVALIQPVAMDVNLRFAIREGGRTVGAGQVTKIIK; from the coding sequence GTGGCGAAGGCGAAGTTCGAGCGGAGCAAGCCGCACGTCAACATCGGGACCATCGGTCACGTCGACCACGGTAAGACGACTCTGACCGCGGCGATCACCAAGGTTCTGCACGACAAGTACCCGGAGCTCAACGAGTCGCGTGCGTTCGACCAGATCGACAACGCGCCCGAAGAGCGCCAGCGCGGTATCACGATCAACATCTCGCACGTCGAGTACCAGACCGAGAAGCGCCACTACGCCCACGTGGACGCCCCCGGTCACGCGGACTACATCAAGAACATGATCACCGGTGCGGCCCAGATGGACGGTGCGATCCTCGTGGTCGCGGCGACCGACGGCCCGATGCCGCAGACCCGCGAGCACGTGCTGCTCGCCCGCCAGGTCGGCGTGCCCTACATCGTGGTCGCGCTGAACAAGGCCGACATGGTCGACGACGAGGAAATCCTCGAGCTCGTCGAGCTGGAGGTCCGCGAGCTGCTGTCCTCGCAGGAGTTCCCGGGCGACGACGCGCCGGTCGTGCGCGTGTCGGGCCTGAAGGCTCTCGAGGGTGACGAGAAGTGGGCCGAGGCTGTCCTCGAGCTCATGACCGCCGTCGACGACAACGTGCCGGACCCGGTGCGCGAGCTCGACAAGCCGTTCCTCATGCCGATCGAGGACGTCTTCACCATCACCGGTCGCGGCACCGTCGTCACCGGCCGCGTCGAGCGTGGCGTGGTCAACGTGAACGAAGAGGTCGAGATCGTCGGCATCAAGGAGAAGTCGACGAAGACGACTGTCACCGGTGTCGAGATGTTCCGCAAGCTGCTGGACCAGGGCCAGGCGGGCGACAACGTCGGCCTCCTCGTCCGCGGTATCAAGCGCGAGGACGTCGAGCGCGGCCAGGTTGTCGTGAAGCCGGGTACCACCACCCCGCACACCGACTTCGAGGGCCGGGTCTACATCCTGTCGAAGGACGAGGGTGGCCGTCACACCCCGTTCTTCAACAACTACCGCCCGCAGTTCTACTTCCGCACCACCGACGTGACCGGCGTCGTGACCCTCCCCGAGGGCACCGAGATGGTCATGCCGGGCGACAACACCGACATTTCGGTGGCGCTGATCCAGCCGGTCGCCATGGACGTGAACCTGCGTTTCGCCATCCGCGAGGGTGGTCGGACCGTGGGCGCCGGCCAGGTCACCAAGATCATCAAGTGA